In Zingiber officinale cultivar Zhangliang chromosome 1A, Zo_v1.1, whole genome shotgun sequence, the DNA window TACTTGAAGGCAAACTTAATTGACCCTAATAATGTGCTACAGAGCTGGGACCCAACCCTGGTTAATCCGTGCACATGGTTTCATGTTACATGCAATAATGACAATAGTGTTATCAGAGTGTAAGTGAACTCATCTCTCTATACTCTAAATGTATTGTTATGGAAATCGATTGATTTACCATCTTTAGTTGTTTGTAGTGATCTTGGAAATGCACAGCTATCTGGTACCTTGGTTCCCCAGCTTGGTCAATTGAAAAATCTGCAATATTTGTAAGTTCTGTGCTATATGTTCTGGattacatgattttttttttttgagacatCAAACTTGATAATTGACAAGTCTCAACTTTGATATACAGTTCTGATGCTTTCACAAATTTTATGACCTGAACTACTGAAATCTTTGTTATACTTGTCTTATCACTGGCCTGTTCAAATAGTTTTCTGTTGTGCATATAGTTTGTGTTTAAATAGAATCTTATTGGTTATTACTGTGTTTCaactatgaatcatgactattgcAGAAATTAGAATTCTacctttatatttttttattccaTGAAATTTTGAACCTGAATTACCAAATTCTAATGTTATACTTATTTTATCCCCAGCTTGCTCAAATAGTTATCTGTCacacttttcctttcctttcaaaTAGAGTTTTATTGGATATTTAAATCTGTGCCAACTATGAATTGTGACTATAATTGCTGAAATTAGAACTGTTCCTTTATATGTTGTTGTCATACTATGAACTGTGATTATAATTGCTGAAATTAGAACTGTAATTATATTTTGTTGTCATTAATATTAGATAGAGTCTTATTGGATATTGAAATGTGTTTCAACAATGAATTATGACTCTAATTGCAGAAATTAGAATTGTACCTTTATATATTGTtatcattaaaattatttattcttTGAATGGCAGAGAACTTTATAGTAACAACATTAGTGGGATTATTCCTAGTGACCTTGGCAATCTGACAAACTTGGTCAGTTTGGATCTCTACCTGAACAGCTTCGCTGGTGAAATTCCAGATTCATTAGGGAAGCTAACAAAGCTGCGTTTCCTGTATGACTATATTCTTCCTTGACTATGATCATTTAGTTTTTGAATAGTGCTGTATGGAATGCTTTGCTATAGTTTATATTATGTCGCATTGCTATATTGGTTTGTCAGGCTACTTTTTGAAAGCTTTATAAAATTTGAGAACTGGTGATCCCTTCTTAACAATGGTTTTCGTGGGCATCATTGCAACACAATATTGCTAATGGAGGATAATCTTGTAGGTCTATCTACTAGAGGTTACTTAATTAACTGGTCAAAATTCTCAACCAAACTAAGTTGGGCATTTGTATTATACAGTTATACTATATGTTAGTTAAACATTGATTGAATTTGCCTAGCATTTTCTAGTTTTAAAGGACGAAAACAGCAAGCTATGTGCACCTTGATGTAGTGTGTTGGGTGGTGTAGTACAATTGTGGGATGATCAATCATAGGCTGATAAATCATACCTTATTGGTCAGGATATTGAATGACATAAACAAAAAGTTGGTGAAAATAGAACAAAATGCTAAGATGGATGTGTATaccatggtttaaagtgtcgtgTCGAGACGGTTGAAACGGGCGAAACATCTCGTTTCACTCGGCAACCGGCACGACCTCGACACCAGACCTACAACTGCGACATGTTGCGCGACCCCGTGGTCGTAGCAGAGGGGTTGCTTGACCCCGCAACAGCAGTGGAGGGGTCGCATAACCCTTCCGCTGCCTCCGTAGAGACATCGCGCGACCCTGCGGCCGTTGCAAAGGGACCACCGCGGTAGCACTAGAGGAGTCACGCGATCCTCATAGCCATGGTTGAGGGGTCGTGCAATCCTGCGACAGCGCCGAAGTCGCACGAGCTTGCGAGTAGTGTCgaatttcagatttttttaattaaatttaggttaattattttaatcaactcgtagttatgatggagataatctaaaAAGACTTTATTAAACTCtcataaaattatctaattaattttatattttatttattttaatttaaaaattataataaattttttatttatttatttatctatttcatatattttcctttttttaaagatttttttattttgtttttttttaaatatttgtgttaaatattttattttttaattaatatattttatatttagaaaataccgaaactatatcggcatgGCACGATACAGTACCGAAACTATATCGTTCCAGTCAAAAACCGAAACCTCGCcatgggtcgaaattttaaaccttaatgtATACTATTTAAAGAAGATAAAATAAAAGTATTTCTATTAAGAGTAAATTAGGTGTGGCTGTAATAAATtataaagtaaaagaaaatatGATAAGACAATACCAATATGTTCCAAGATGACCAATATATTCTATTGCTTGAAAGTTGAATCATCTAAAGGTGTAAAGGATTAAAGatcaaagaaaattttattacacaatttaaaatgatttagaaGATATGGGTATTAATAGCATTATAGAAATGTCCGACTTACCCAACTCAACTTGGAAATTGAACTGAAATGGCCCATTGGATCTGGATTCTCTTTTCtgatttttttcaattattttgaATCTGAACATTGTCTTGAGTTTTGGGGTTTTTATTGAAAAGCTTGAAAAACCTAATCAAGATCCTTCAAAAGCATGTTGGCATGGCATTGAACCGCGCACCTTAAAAGCCCCAAACCCAAATTGAACtggatatatatatttggaagCCTGAATTTTTCAGCATGGAtttggtttttccaaaaaccaactTAATCTCAGTTCTGTCCTTGCTTACCTCGAATCCAATGATGGGATAAGGTTCATGTACCTAGCTACAAGTTGGGAATCATtgattcttgtttttcttttatcTGCACCTTAAGTACACAGAAAGGACAAATATCTTCTGTGTACTTTAGTACATGAACTTGAATATAAAGTTAGATAATATAGCTAAAAAGTTGAAACATCTTAAACTAAAAAGCAGTGACAAAGTATTGTTACTTCATGATGGTTTGAAATTGTTTATCGAGTGGTATGTTTTGGGACTAGAAGAATGCAGTTCGTAGTAGTATAGATGGGTCTGCAGCCATTCAGATTGACTTTGAAATATATAATATTGGAAGATGGAGCATATCTTGTTTTGATTTCTTATTTTAGTGGTTGGTGTCACCTTGGTGCACGTCAGTACGTTTCTTCTagaaacttgccttatttggctGATCAAGAATTGATAAAAATTTACTTGATCATTTGTAAATGTGTCTTTATAGTTCTTCCTCTTGTTGGAGTAGAGCCATGCCCATGATTGATGTACTATTCTGTTATTCGAGGGGGTGATATTGCCTGTGAGCTCACTGGGGTGCAAGGAGTAGCACTTTGTAGCACTTCCCTGTTAATGGTACAAGGGAATGCTAATATTAGCAAATTGGGACATACCCTTTCTTAATTTCTTGTTCAGTGGTTAGTTTCACTTTGGTGCACTTCAGCACATTTCAAGTCTAAAAACTAAGTTGCCTCATTTAATCTGCTTAAGAGTTTAGCTGATCATTTATAAATGTGTCTTTATGGTCTTCCTATTGTCGGAATCGAAACTGGTTGATTGATGCATTATGCTGTTATTCAAGGGGTGATCTTACCTGTGAGGTCACCCAGGTGCAAGCAGCAATACGACCCTGCTAAGAGTATAGGAGCTTACTCTGAATCAGAAAGGATTACATCCAAAGCCTTTGAGCAGACTATTTTTTCCTACCGAAGTTGATTTCTTATTTTGCAACCCATGGTGACTTTGACCCAAGCAGTTGCTCCACAAATTGACCTGATGCTATACTGATCCAGTCTCAGTTATATATGTGTTTTCAACATGAAGGTCTGAATTTCAATAAATATTAATCTGGTTTTTCTCATGATCCTCGACTGAGTTATATCTAAATGCTTAGACCCTTTGCTTTAGAGGAGGGACAAATCATCTTTGGATGTGAGGTAATGTTTGTGTTGATGGACCACATAATAGGGCTCTTTAAGTGTGGTTGTGGACATTGAAATTCTTTTGGACCACATAAAATATGTATTTTgtcgaatttatttatttttgtgctttattttctttgtgtaTTTTTGTTTCTCATTTATCACAACAATTTGGAGGGTGTTTGACTTCTAGCACTTCTCATTGTGTTGAATTAGCTAAAACTAAAAGGACAAAGGTTTATTTCAGTAGAAGGGAATTGCTGTCAAGAGTTGTGGTTTCTCCCCTATGATTGACATATTTATTTACATTTTTAAGCATCTTCttaaatatttgaattattcttatttttaaaatttctgtgaAGGATAGCCGGCTTAACAATAACAGTTTGTCTGGTCCTATTCCCAAGTCTTTGACTAATATTACTGCTCTCCAAGTTCTGTAAGTTGTGGAATCTGGGCCTATGTAATATGTTAACCTCTGTAAACTATTTTCTATTTTATGATTTTGACTATGTTTTGAACGCTCAGGGATTTATCAAATAACAACTTGTCAGGAGAAGTTCCATCAACTGGATCTTTCTCTCTATTCACTCCAATCAGGTGTTTGTCTTTCCAATGAAAAAGATTGTCGATTCATTAATGGCTATAAGATTTGCTAATTGTATGTTTTCACTGATGACTTGCTATTCAGTTTTGCCAACAACCCTCTTTTATGTGGTCCTGGTACAACAAAGGCTTGTCCCGGTGCTCCGCCTTTATCTCCACCACCCCCATTTGTTCCTCCTACTCCACCTTCATCTCAAGGTAGAATGTGGTGGTTCTTACGAGAgatcattttgaatttttatggTGATTTTGCTTTACATATTCAGGATTTCAGGTGAACTTGATATATATTTTCAGCTGTGATTGTTTCAATGCATTTGTATTGTCTAGCAATTACATTCAaagttccttctccttcttcctttctcTTTCTCCAACAATTATGTTGCAGTATTCATCATGATAGGCAAACTCAGCCAATCCCAGTCCTGATTGGCTGAGTTGAATTGCAATCTGCTGAGTCCAATCTGATTTTATCAGATTTCTCAGGCATCTCCACTTAACGATAGGAAAAAGAACGAAGAAAATAGACCAAAAGCCTTAAAAACCTAAAATTGATCTGAAATCCGCAAAGGTCATACAATTTCAAGGACAACCTTGATGTGTCGGCGATTCAATAAAGCAGCAAAGGTGGTAAAATTGAGTGTTGTCGATGTTGTTGGTGGAAGATTGCCTACTTATGTGATTGTGTGTTAGGGATCTGAAACGTGAGGCAAGGGAATAATGATGATATCTTGGAGGAAAGGTGAAGGAGTGAGATACTGAGAGATATTAGGGCTTTTAAGCATACTAAATATAAAATGTTTTAATAAATACATATtaatacaattaactaacatttCTATTATTAACTTTGCCTAATTAGTATTATATAATTCaatattatgacttaaaaatagTGCTTGCTTTCtaaattttttctaatatttaatattttgaaattattatcCATAATTTAGTATCATaacttgaaattaaaataaaattttaatatttattttaacttcaaaattgatgatgaacttaattaaaataattgataATAATTAATACATTTTTGTTGATatctatttttattaaaaaaggtTATTCATGGATGGAATTACAATAATATTAATTTGCATTTTTATGTTGATTGACAAATATATCTGTATTAATGATCATTGTTAATACTTAACTATCAATAATAACTTACTATTAAATGTACTTAGAACAATCCAGATAatatgatggagggattgagagagatgtcttacatttattttcttcttttcatatttattttattgtttaatttttttttcctctttaatTCTGGTGCCAATGGTCCAATCAATCTGATATGGTTAATACCTAGGGTTTTGGAACATCAATACTGTCTGATATTGTCAACCATGTGCTCAAGTTGAATTTATCCTGCTTAGAATAATGTGGATAATATCATCATGTTGCTTTGTTTGATAATTTATCTAACTCATGCTACTTATAGGGTGACATATTTGTTGTTTGAAGGTGAATGCTTTGTTTTCAACCATCTCTTTGCCGATGTTGTGTGAATGGTCAAAATGGAGAGTTTCAATGAATCTTTTGTGTGATTGTTTTTCAATGGTTGAAATGATAAAATAGAGAAAAGAGCTTGAGATGACATTTAAATGTTCAAAAGTCACCTTAGATTCTATGATTATAAGAGTCAAATTAATTAGTGTGGATGATGCAAGTAGCATAGGGAGACtaaagaaaattttagttaatgattgataaaaaattaattgattGAAATTATATACTGATTTGGCCTTGTATAGTCTTCAATGGAGAGATAAGATCCATATGGACAACAAATAATTGATAGTTGGGATAAACTTGTCTTGATGATGATGACTTTCAAATAGTTGCTGCTTGAAGGTCAATATATCATGAATTTCAGCAGATTCATAGTTTGGATGTTAATTTCTCAGCCACCTATTTGCCTATAATGTATGATGGTTTGGGAATTTTCGGATACTTGTTTCTTGAGGAGACATTTTTCACTCTTTTTCTTGCTTTGTTCCATGCATCTTAGCTCTTATATGGGTATGATTAAAAACTCTCTTCTGGATTAAAATCTAAAGGTTGTTCAATATCATTGAATAGGAAGTAGTGCTTCTAGCACTGGAGCAATTGCTGGGGGAGTTGCTGCAGGTGCTGCTTTGATTTTTGCAGCCCCTGCAATACTGTTTGCATGGTGGCGGCGTCGTAAACCACAAGAACACTTTTTTGATGTTCCTGGTTAGTATCAAATATATAAATCCATAAATCTATTGTCATCTCCTCCCCTATATGAATGTATTGTTTTTTGTTTCAGCCGAAGAGGACCCAGAAGTTCATTTGGGTCAGCTTAAAAGATTTTCTTTAAGAGAATTGCAAGTTGCAGCTGACAACTTCAGCAACAAGAATATTCTGGGGAGAGGAGGATTTGGCAAAGTATATAAAGGACGACTTGCAGATGGTTCACTTGTAGCAGTAAAGAGGCTAAAAGAAGAACGGACTCCAGGTGGGGAGCTTCAGTTCCAAACAGAAGTTGAGATGATCAGCATGGCTGTGCATCGAAACTTACTCAGGCTGAGAGGATTTTGTATGACGCCAACTGAGAGACTACTTGTTTATCCCTATATGGCCAATGGAAGTGTTGCATCACGTTTAAGAGGTACCTGTTATGCTTTAATATCTCTGTTTTTGCTTATAGAATCTTAATGTTCAGCTGGATCACTCATAAATCCTGAAATTTCATAAGGGAAATTAAATTCTTATAGATTCTAATtttatgcattatgtttatttctagAGCGTCCTCCATCCGAGCCACCTCTTGAATGGGCAACTCGACGAAAGATTGCATTGGGTTCTGCAAGAGGGCTTTCCTACTTGCATGATCATTGTGATCCTAAAATTATTCATCGTGATGTTAAAGCTGCAAATATTTTGTTAGATGAGGACTTTGAAGCTGTTGTTGGAGACTTTGGCTTGGCAAAGCTAATGGACTACAAGGATACTCATGTGACCACTGCTGTCCGTGGAACTATAGGACATATAGCCCCTGAATACCTTTCGACTGGAAAATCCTCAGAGAAGACTGATGTTTTTGGCTATGGAATCATGCTTTTGGAATTAATTACAGGGCAAAGAGCATTTGACCTTGCCCGACTTGCAAATGATGATGATGTTATGTTGCTTGACTGGGTAAGCATCGTCTATCATTTCCTTTTGATCGCATTAAACTTTAGGATGCTAGAATGAACCAGGTTTTGTGTTTGGTTCTTTGTTGCTTGGAATCCAGAACCATCTTGTAATTATCTGTGCGTGGGTTATAGCAATTGAGATCCTCTTTGAGGTTTGGGTCTGTGTGTTCCAGGAGGGCTAGCCACATTAAACCCAAGCCTTGATGAACCTTGATGACGCAGAGAAAGTTTCCTTCCAGCTTCCTGCTACCCTAGGGATTAAGTGCATGTAATTTTATTATCGTTCCTATTCAAGTGACTAAACCCACACCCTGTTTTTCCTTTCAGGTAAAAGGATTGCTGAAAGAGAAAAAGCTGGAAATGCTGGTTGATCCTGATTTGCAGAAGGACTACGTCGAAGCTGAAGTGGAGTCTCTCATACAGGTAGCGTTGTTATGCACTCAGGGTTCCCCAATGGAACGCCCAAAAATGTCGGAAGTAGTGAGGATGCTTGAAGGTGATGGTCTTGCCGAGAGATGGGAGGAATGGCAAAAAGTCGAAGTGGTAAGACTGGAGGAGATCCCCCGACATCTCAACAGTGAGTGGATATTGGACTCCACCGATAACCTTCGTCCGGTTGAATTATCTGGCCCAAGGTAACCATGAGACGAAAATGCTGAACTCCTCGATCTTCTTTCTATGCATTACATGTATCGCACATCATCGCGATAGATCCAGAAAGTGGGGAAATTGTGTATATTTCTATATAAGGGGTAATTGTATCATCCCCTATCGTTTAGTgtggatttcttttggtaaaaCTCTTTTAAATTTCCACTCTTGCAAGCAATATTGGAGCCTCTGCAAGAAGGAATATCGGGACTTTCACTAACTCAGGCTTCTGTAATTGATAGAATCAGATCTGCTTGACTTTACATAGATTTAAGTGCTATTCTGCATCTTTGTATTGGATTCTAGCTTATACGGTGAACGTATTGGATTTTGCAAGGGAATtgataacttttaaataaaagaaATTGATCGAATTTTAAAAGTATGTGAAAAGCAACGAGTAACAGTAGAAGTGATTTATGAAGGTTGTGAATTCAATAATGCTTATATTGTATATATATCTGATAATTTGTTAATGGATTTATCGTGAATTTATAAATCATTATTTTGCCACTTTAGTCCAAACATTTTAAAGTGATCCTTGTGTTATTGATTTGCTTTTGGATTTTGCATATTATATGGGTAGATTTGGTAGGATGGTAAAAGTGCTAAGGAAAGGGTAAATAGTATCGtggttattttatatttttttaataaaaatacttagaaaaataaaagtaatgaaaataaaataaaaagttaacGGAACGTTTTATTTGGTTTAGTTTATGATGATTTCCACTCCGAGGTGTAGAGCAATTCACTGACAATCCAGTGATTACAAAGAACTAATAAagtttttataatataaattatacaaACAATATGAAAATCCGATGTAGAATCTAGTTGTTGGACCAGTGTTGTAGTCAGAAGTTAGAGTAGCGCGGTAAGCGGTAAGTGTTTGAGCGTAGAAGTTGTAGCTTAAAGTGTTGTTCTTAACTGATGGTCGAGTCCTCTTTTTATAGTCAAGTTGAACATGATCTAATCCACTGATCTCAGGATCACTGTTCGTGGATCGacttttatcggtcgactgatcttccttgatcagtcgactgattctTCTAAATTAGCCCAGCTTTCTATCTAGATGTTGTCACTTTGGATAAAGTCTTCGTTCGGTGGACTAATTCCACAGTTCGATTGATCGTTCCTTTGATCCTCCCCGACTTATTTGGTTCAATCATCCCATTATTATCCACCATTCGGTCAACCGAATctccatgttcggtcgaccgatccctcggtCGAATCTTCACCATGAGCTAAAATTCTGATATGATCTCTAGGGCTCGGCCGACTGATCCAAACTTTCAATCGACTGAACAAGTCAAAATCCCAACCTGTAAAATGTTCGTCTTCCTACAACACAAACTTAGAATAATAAGCAAAACATAGTATTTTGATAGTCTCGGAACTATCCAtttctgactttcagatttcctagaaaccctaggttgaaactACGACTACTGTTCTCTCAACAAAgagcacgtcctcacctactcctctcagaagagttTATCTGATATCAAACTGACCCTCCAGACAgtttgaacttttgctcagcatccgaaaCTTCAGGACTTTCCGTTGGACGTCCAATCCCTAATTCGTCCAGTCTTTCGCCTGATGTCCGCGAcctccaggattttcacctactgTCCTCGACTAGTAGGATTTTCCGCCTGATGTCTTTGACTTGTTAAAATTTTTATCCAGTCCCTTGGACCAGGACTTCTTTACCTAGCTGCAACTAGGGATTTCTACATGCTTAGTATTCACTAGGACTTTGACCTTGCCTAAgctcacttagaactttcctgcacacttagtcaacatcatcaatataataataagacttaactttgaaccatttgtcaatatcaaaactcaggttcgatcatctagtactctttgcaccaataatctttcctttttttgattATAGTaatatggttcaaagttaagcataGATTGTATTTCAATAAGTTTaacaacaaataaaaaatttcataagaattttcaaagtatagaaaaatattttttcaaagtgAGAATTTCTCAAGATTTTTAAAGTATGAACATCTTTTATCATACTTCCCTTGAAAAActacttagtttttgaaattttaaaaagctCTCATTTCATAGcactttgaaaaactttgaaagaaaacatataaattttatttttttgaaaaaataattagttttgaaaatacatagtttttgaaaaaaattatttcaaaaaaaaattcttagctttgaaaatatttattttttttaaaaaaaaaaactttaatgtttcagCTCCCTTCTATTAATGCCTTATATTGAAAAACTCTTAAGTAATTTATTtattgaagagaaaaaaaatattttgtttaagggaaaaattttcaaaattaaagattAGGTAAAAGTTTATGTACAAGTATAGCCCTAAAGTCAAAGTATAAATgtaatttgaaaaaattaattaggttttgaaaacttaattaaagttttaaaaattaagttaagttttaaaaattaattaagttatgaaaatttaattaaagttttaaaaatttatttaagtt includes these proteins:
- the LOC122038682 gene encoding LRR receptor kinase BAK1-like isoform X1 — protein: MARVEWVIWLRGFIWLVLVFYPFSRVLSNMEGDALHYLKANLIDPNNVLQSWDPTLVNPCTWFHVTCNNDNSVIRVDLGNAQLSGTLVPQLGQLKNLQYLELYSNNISGIIPSDLGNLTNLVSLDLYLNSFAGEIPDSLGKLTKLRFLRLNNNSLSGPIPKSLTNITALQVLDLSNNNLSGEVPSTGSFSLFTPISFANNPLLCGPGTTKACPGAPPLSPPPPFVPPTPPSSQGSSASSTGAIAGGVAAGAALIFAAPAILFAWWRRRKPQEHFFDVPAEEDPEVHLGQLKRFSLRELQVAADNFSNKNILGRGGFGKVYKGRLADGSLVAVKRLKEERTPGGELQFQTEVEMISMAVHRNLLRLRGFCMTPTERLLVYPYMANGSVASRLRERPPSEPPLEWATRRKIALGSARGLSYLHDHCDPKIIHRDVKAANILLDEDFEAVVGDFGLAKLMDYKDTHVTTAVRGTIGHIAPEYLSTGKSSEKTDVFGYGIMLLELITGQRAFDLARLANDDDVMLLDWVKGLLKEKKLEMLVDPDLQKDYVEAEVESLIQVALLCTQGSPMERPKMSEVVRMLEGDGLAERWEEWQKVEVVRLEEIPRHLNSEWILDSTDNLRPVELSGPR
- the LOC122038682 gene encoding LRR receptor kinase BAK1-like isoform X2, with product MARVEWVIWLRGFIWLVLVFYPFSRVLSNMEGDALHYLKANLIDPNNVLQSWDPTLVNPCTWFHVTCNNDNSVIRVDLGNAQLSGTLVPQLGQLKNLQYLELYSNNISGIIPSDLGNLTNLVSLDLYLNSFAGEIPDSLGKLTKLRFLRLNNNSLSGPIPKSLTNITALQVLDLSNNNLSGEVPSTGSFSLFTPISFANNPLLCGPGTTKACPGAPPLSPPPPFVPPTPPSSQGSSASSTGAIAGGVAAGAALIFAAPAILFAWWRRRKPQEHFFDVPAEEDPEVHLGQLKRFSLRELQVAADNFSNKNILGRGGFGKVYKGRLADGSLVAVKRLKEERTPGGELQFQTEVEMISMAVHRNLLRLRGFCMTPTERLLVYPYMANGSVASRLRERPPSEPPLEWATRRKIALGSARGLSYLHDHCDPKIIHRDVKAANILLDEDFEAVVGDFGLAKLMDYKDTHVTTAVRGTIGHIAPEYLSTGKSSEKTDVFGYGIMLLELITGQRAFDLARLANDDDVMLLDWNHLVIICAWVIAIEILFEVWVCVFQEG